Part of the Candidatus Eisenbacteria bacterium genome is shown below.
GGCACGTATCGCGCGCCGAGCGGTCCGTGGCGAGCTTGCCCACCTCGGCGACGACGGCGCGTGTGACGGCGCTCACGTTGTGGGCGGCGAGATCGTAGTAGTCGGCGAACTGGAAGGGGAAGCCCCGGTCGCCGAGCGGATCGCCGGCGCCGTCGGACACCGCGCGGATGCCGAGAAAGGGAACGTCGGCCTCGTCGGCCGCGCGCGCGACGGCGGCCGTCTCCTCGTCCTCGACCGTGTTGGAGCTCTTCGGCTTGGGCTTCATCGCGACGCTGATCCCGGCCGTCATCGCGGTCGGCAGCTCGCAGCCGAAGAGCGGGCCGCCGTTCGGGATGCACGGGATGGGGTTGCCGCCGCTCGGATCGCTGGTCGTGCCCGTTCCGCCGAAGACCACGGTCGGCGTGAAGGGCATGCATACGGTGTGGGAGTCGGGTGCTCCCGGCGGGACTTGCGTGCACTTCTCGAGCGGTGCGGGGAGGTTCGTCTTTGCGAGGCGCGCCAGTGCGAAGAGCGCCTTGTTCGGGTGGAAGACGCCGTCCTGGTCCTTCTCCATCCAGTCGGTGGCGACGACGACGTCGCCGATGCGACGGTTGCTGCCGGCGACGCCGTTCACGATGACCGCCGCGGCGTCGAAGGTGGACAGGACGCTCGTCGTCGAGGTGCGCGCGTTCGCGATGCCGATGCCCATGAGCCCCAAGATCACGCTCACGCCCTCGAGGCGTCCGACATAGTACGGCCGGCCACCCGCCTCGACCGTCGATTCGATGTCGGCCGCGGCGACGAGCGGGGCGAGCTCGGCGGGAAAGGCCGAGAGCACGATGACGTAGGGCGGCGAGGCGTGATCGGTCGCGGCGGTCTCGCAGAGGCCGTTCGTGTGGCCGGCCGCAGCGTTGCCGGCCGAGACGGAGAGCCAGACGGTGGAGGCGGCGAGCAGGGTCGAGAGTCGGCGGGACGTGTGCATCGCGTGTCGATTCCTCACATGCGGCCGGTGCCGCCGTCAACGGAAGGAGCGGGAGCTGCCTTACGTTGCGCGGCGTCGCAGACGCGACGCGCGACGCCCGGCAGCACCGCCTGGCCGAACGCCACCAGCCGCGAGGCGAGGTTGGGATAGATCTCGAAGTCGCCCCGCGCCATTCCGGACACCATGGCCTGGGCGACCACCTCGGGCGACAGCGTCTTCACCGTACCCGCGATCGCCTTCGTCTCGGCGGGCTTGTGCAGGTTCTCGAACGCGAGCTGCGGCGTGTCGGTGTCGGGTGGGAGGCAGAGGCTCACGCGCACGCCGTACGGCCACAGCTCGGCGCGGAGCGCTTGCGAGAATCCGACGACGGCGAACTTGCTGCCGGCGTAGGCGGTGTAGCCGTAGATGCCGAGCACGCCGGCGAGCGACGAGACGTTCAGCACGTGTCCGCCGCGCCGCGCGACGAGATGCGGCACGACGACCTTCGACATGTGCACGGTGCCGAAGTAGTTGACGTCCATCATCCGGCGGAACTCGGCGGCTGGGAGGTCGACGAAGCGGCCGGGCATCACGATGCCGGCGTTGTTGACCAGGATGTCGGCGCCCTCGGCCGCGAGGTGCGCCGTCATCGTCCGCTCGACGGCGGCGGCGTCGGCGACGTCGAGCTCGAGGACGGTCACGCGCGCGTCCGATCGCAGCGCCAGGAGCTGCTTCCGCGCCTCGTCGAGGACGCTGCGTCGCCTGGCGACGAGCGCCACGTCCGCGCCGAGCGCGACCACCCGGGCGGCGAAGGCGTAGCCGATGCCGCTCGAGCCGCCGGTCACGACGACGCGTTTGCCGCGAAAGTAGTCGCTCGGAGCCACGGCGCTCGCCGTCAGGTCTGGAGCAGGGAGATGAGCTGTGTGGCGGCGCCCTCGATCGGCGACAATGCGATCCCGAGCGTCCCCTTGCCGTCGGCCGCGCGAGCCTTGGAAACGAGCTTCGCCAGCTTGCCGCGCGCCCGCCTGAAGAAGCGCGTGTGCTTCTTGCCGGTTGCGTTGATGCCCCTGGCGATCGAGGCGTCGGCGGCGTGATCGAGGGTGCCGAGCTGCTTGGCGACCTTTCGGCTCTTGGCATTCGCTGCCGCGGCAGGGTCGGGCAGGGCAGCGGTCAGCGCGGCCTGGCAGCTCGCGATGTCGGCGCAGCTTCCGCCACCGCTGGGACCCCCGCCCGGGCCGTTGCCGGGGGTGCCGTTGATCCGTGCGACGTAGAACTGGTCCGAGAACGACGCCGTTTTGGTGAGCAGCGGCCCGCCCTTCACGGGGAAGCTCGACGCGTCGGCGAACGTGCTGCCGAAGAGGAAGACGTCACCGGTCGAATGGACGGCCATGCCGTCCAGGTTCTCGCTCGATCCGCCGAAGAAGGTCGACCACTCGAGGCCCATGCCGCTCGCCGGCACCTTGGCGACGAACACGTCGCCGTACGTGCCGAGCCGCGTCGCCCCGACGCCGCCCGCGGGGTAGTCGTCAGGACCACCGGTGGTCGTTCCCGCCACGTAGGCGTTGTTGCCCGCGTCGACCCCCACGCGCACGTTCTCGCCGGTCGCGTTGCCGACGAAGCCGGCGTACCCGATCGTCGTACCGGTGCTGGCGACCTTCACGATGAAGGGGACCTGTGAGCCGTCGAGCGCCTTGGTGGTGAGATTCGGGCCGATGCTGGTCGGGAACGACGAGCTGCTCTTCGTCGAGCCGGCGACGTACACGTTCCTCGACGCGTCGACGGCCACGCCGG
Proteins encoded:
- a CDS encoding SDR family oxidoreductase, translating into MAPSDYFRGKRVVVTGGSSGIGYAFAARVVALGADVALVARRRSVLDEARKQLLALRSDARVTVLELDVADAAAVERTMTAHLAAEGADILVNNAGIVMPGRFVDLPAAEFRRMMDVNYFGTVHMSKVVVPHLVARRGGHVLNVSSLAGVLGIYGYTAYAGSKFAVVGFSQALRAELWPYGVRVSLCLPPDTDTPQLAFENLHKPAETKAIAGTVKTLSPEVVAQAMVSGMARGDFEIYPNLASRLVAFGQAVLPGVARRVCDAAQRKAAPAPSVDGGTGRM